From a single Polyangiaceae bacterium genomic region:
- a CDS encoding DNA-directed RNA polymerase subunit omega, whose product MARVTVEDCLEQEENRFALVVLASNRTRNLMKGAPALVHAKNKAAVVSLREIATGKVHFHRNSEEVVREYIAELAALEPN is encoded by the coding sequence TTGGCCCGCGTCACCGTCGAAGATTGCTTGGAGCAAGAAGAGAACCGTTTCGCCCTGGTCGTGCTGGCGTCCAATCGCACGCGCAACCTGATGAAGGGCGCACCGGCGCTGGTTCACGCGAAGAACAAGGCGGCCGTCGTCAGCTTGCGCGAGATCGCGACCGGCAAGGTCCACTTCCATCGCAACAGCGAGGAAGTGGTGCGCGAGTACATCGCCGAGCTCGCCGCCCTCGAACCGAACTGA
- a CDS encoding ATP-binding protein, protein MFRSSAPVTAAGFYDREQALHLVLEAFAALAAGAPRWLAIVGPRKVGKTSLLLEAARQAPSGIDVAVIDVFERTPLDLEIFRLLSVRALDAILAEEAGTSLSRHLHQPAEFRAALHRVRALAKLDAPLRSDLDRLPEEKPSAEAVRRWLDLPDAVCKRLDRRVVIAIDEVQELASLERGGFTPFSLMRAVWQRHERSAYLISGSAPSILRELVTSKHSPFFQHFHLFDLGPFARQDAESFLVDASPSDRRIPHPLAERVVDIVGGHPFYLQMVGEAIVSENPPYDTETLKPLLQGLLFSRTGRLSLYFENEYARAVGNASTAAATLQAVAEHGPTRLTDVAHAIRASTASTARYLERLGDLLERDEDGLYRVADSLFSTWIRWRSPGGTTVPMSVIGNEAEQAVAAFLASLGFDLVYQSRASRGAFDLLALRGPDQLGLQVKRTKLPLRFGKREWNRMDADAKRWGWHWAIASVSPTGEVTLLDPGRAHHGREIRLDEGAQIDNLLRWIDTR, encoded by the coding sequence GTGTTTCGCTCGAGCGCGCCCGTCACCGCCGCTGGCTTCTACGACCGCGAGCAGGCCCTTCATCTCGTCCTGGAAGCTTTTGCGGCCCTCGCCGCGGGTGCGCCCCGATGGCTCGCTATCGTCGGTCCCCGCAAGGTCGGCAAGACGAGCCTGTTGCTCGAAGCCGCTCGGCAAGCGCCCTCCGGAATAGACGTCGCCGTGATCGATGTGTTTGAACGCACGCCGCTCGATCTCGAGATCTTCCGGCTGTTGTCCGTCCGCGCCCTGGACGCCATCCTGGCCGAAGAAGCTGGCACCTCCCTCTCCAGGCACCTGCACCAGCCAGCAGAGTTCCGCGCGGCGCTACATCGAGTCAGGGCGCTCGCCAAGCTCGATGCTCCGCTCCGAAGCGACCTCGATCGCCTTCCGGAAGAGAAGCCTTCCGCGGAAGCCGTGCGCCGCTGGCTCGACCTTCCAGACGCCGTCTGCAAGCGCCTCGATCGTCGCGTCGTCATTGCAATCGACGAGGTGCAAGAGCTCGCCAGCCTCGAACGCGGCGGGTTCACGCCATTCTCGTTGATGCGCGCGGTCTGGCAGCGCCACGAGCGCTCCGCCTACCTCATCTCCGGATCCGCACCGAGCATCCTCCGAGAGCTGGTCACGTCGAAGCACTCGCCCTTCTTTCAGCACTTCCATCTATTCGACCTGGGGCCGTTCGCGAGACAGGACGCAGAGTCGTTCCTTGTGGACGCATCACCCAGCGATCGCCGTATTCCTCACCCCCTCGCCGAGCGGGTCGTGGACATCGTCGGCGGACATCCCTTCTACCTGCAGATGGTCGGCGAAGCGATCGTGAGCGAGAACCCACCCTACGACACGGAAACCCTCAAACCCCTGCTTCAGGGCCTCTTGTTCTCCAGGACCGGACGGCTCTCCCTCTACTTCGAGAACGAGTACGCACGAGCCGTCGGCAACGCCTCCACGGCAGCAGCCACCCTGCAAGCGGTGGCCGAGCACGGCCCGACCCGCCTCACCGACGTCGCGCACGCCATCCGCGCTTCCACGGCATCCACGGCGCGCTACCTGGAGCGCTTGGGAGATCTGCTCGAACGCGACGAAGACGGCCTCTACCGCGTCGCGGATTCGCTGTTCTCGACCTGGATCCGCTGGCGAAGCCCCGGCGGAACCACCGTGCCCATGAGTGTCATCGGCAACGAGGCGGAACAGGCCGTAGCGGCGTTTCTTGCCAGCCTCGGCTTCGATCTCGTGTACCAGTCCCGCGCTTCCCGAGGCGCGTTCGATCTTCTCGCGCTCCGCGGCCCGGACCAGCTCGGACTACAGGTCAAGAGAACGAAGCTCCCCCTGCGCTTCGGCAAGCGCGAATGGAACAGGATGGACGCCGACGCCAAGCGCTGGGGCTGGCACTGGGCCATCGCGTCTGTATCCCCCACGGGAGAAGTGACCCTCCTCGACCCCGGCCGCGCACATCACGGACGCGAAATCCGCCTCGACGAAGGCGCGCAGATCGACAACCTCCTCCGCTGGATCGACACGCGCTGA
- a CDS encoding Uma2 family endonuclease, whose protein sequence is MSRVAIRSGISLGEYLEWERDQTERHEYWEGEIFAMAGGTPRHAALAARVARSLGAQLPAGCEVYSSDLQLGVATDKYVYADVTVVCGKPEVRTGTSDVIENPKVVVEVLSTNTEQYDRGAKWDAYQDLASLTDYVLVSQKSPQIEHFSRAKDDNWVYRRAEAGGHVTTSDGATLAVDEIFRGVFELPGE, encoded by the coding sequence ATGAGCCGGGTTGCGATTCGGTCGGGGATCTCATTGGGAGAATACCTGGAGTGGGAACGCGATCAGACCGAGCGCCATGAGTACTGGGAGGGCGAGATCTTCGCCATGGCGGGCGGCACGCCGCGCCATGCAGCGCTCGCTGCTCGAGTCGCGCGCAGTCTGGGCGCGCAGTTGCCGGCGGGGTGCGAGGTATACAGCTCGGACTTGCAGCTCGGCGTTGCGACGGACAAGTACGTCTACGCGGACGTAACGGTCGTGTGCGGCAAACCGGAAGTCAGAACCGGGACCAGCGACGTCATCGAGAACCCGAAGGTCGTGGTGGAAGTCTTGTCGACGAACACGGAGCAGTACGATCGCGGCGCCAAGTGGGACGCGTACCAAGATCTCGCCTCGCTGACGGACTACGTGCTGGTGTCGCAGAAGTCGCCGCAGATCGAGCACTTCTCGCGAGCCAAGGATGACAACTGGGTGTATCGGCGGGCGGAGGCCGGAGGCCACGTCACGACCTCCGATGGCGCGACGCTCGCCGTGGACGAGATCTTCCGCGGCGTGTTCGAGCTGCCAGGGGAGTGA
- a CDS encoding DnaJ domain-containing protein: MAADFYKELGVSKTASQEEIKKAYRKLAGKLHPDKNPGDEKAEARFKAVNRAYGALSDPKTRALYDEFGEDALREGFDAEAARAYKRAAAGGGRVRFGREGAGFEDVFAGGSGGGFGDLFSELFGGGRGRRAGPMKGSDVASEVTVDFLSAIQGASLKLRVQDGGDEVTVRVPAGADDGDRVRVPGHGAPGMNGGPAGDLLLTIRVRSHPVFERDGLDLYLDLPITPVEAYRGAKVRVPTPEGDVSLTVPAHAQSGQVVRLKGRGVKRGKKQGDLYVRFLVRLPSKSSKEIEKAIETLEKAMDADIRSNIRA, from the coding sequence ATGGCTGCGGATTTCTACAAAGAGCTAGGCGTTTCCAAGACCGCCAGCCAAGAAGAGATCAAGAAGGCGTATCGCAAGCTGGCGGGCAAGCTCCATCCGGACAAGAACCCCGGAGACGAAAAGGCGGAGGCGCGCTTCAAGGCCGTCAACCGCGCCTACGGCGCCCTGAGTGATCCGAAGACCCGCGCGCTGTACGACGAGTTCGGGGAAGACGCGCTGCGCGAAGGCTTCGACGCCGAGGCCGCCCGCGCCTACAAGCGCGCCGCCGCCGGCGGAGGCCGCGTGCGCTTCGGGCGCGAGGGCGCAGGCTTCGAGGACGTGTTCGCCGGCGGCTCCGGCGGAGGTTTCGGCGACCTGTTCAGCGAGCTGTTCGGTGGCGGCCGCGGTCGGCGCGCCGGCCCCATGAAGGGCTCCGACGTCGCAAGCGAGGTCACGGTGGATTTCCTCAGCGCCATTCAGGGCGCCAGCCTCAAGCTCCGCGTACAAGACGGCGGGGACGAGGTCACCGTGCGCGTGCCCGCCGGCGCCGACGACGGCGACCGCGTGCGCGTCCCCGGCCACGGCGCCCCAGGCATGAACGGCGGCCCCGCCGGTGACTTGCTGCTCACCATCCGCGTGCGCTCGCATCCCGTGTTCGAGCGCGACGGGCTGGATCTGTACCTCGATCTCCCCATCACGCCGGTCGAAGCCTATCGCGGCGCCAAGGTGCGCGTACCCACGCCAGAAGGAGACGTCTCCCTCACCGTCCCCGCTCACGCCCAGAGCGGCCAGGTCGTGCGCCTCAAGGGCCGCGGCGTGAAGCGCGGCAAGAAGCAGGGCGATCTCTACGTGCGCTTCCTCGTGCGCTTGCCCTCCAAGAGCAGCAAGGAAATCGAGAAGGCCATCGAGACGCTGGAAAAAGCCATGGACGCCGACATCCGCTCCAACATCCGCGCCTGA
- a CDS encoding DoxX family protein has protein sequence MSWPKTLAKTSPRQADLALLVLRLWFGTVLALGHGMGKILNLGAFIDNVAKRVPLPEVLGPAAALSEFAGGLLLALGLFTRPAAAMIVITMGVAAIHIHAADPFMKKEFALAYGFAALAVLIAGPGRYSLDARLFGAKR, from the coding sequence ATGTCGTGGCCCAAGACACTCGCAAAAACCTCGCCCCGCCAAGCGGATCTCGCGCTCCTGGTACTCCGCTTGTGGTTCGGAACCGTGCTCGCTCTGGGTCACGGCATGGGAAAGATCCTGAACCTGGGTGCGTTCATCGACAACGTTGCCAAACGAGTACCGCTCCCCGAGGTGCTCGGGCCCGCCGCCGCACTCAGCGAATTCGCAGGTGGGCTACTCTTGGCGCTCGGGCTGTTCACACGCCCCGCGGCCGCGATGATCGTCATCACCATGGGCGTTGCCGCCATTCACATCCACGCCGCGGACCCGTTCATGAAGAAGGAGTTCGCTCTCGCCTACGGCTTCGCTGCCCTCGCGGTGCTCATCGCCGGCCCCGGCCGCTACTCCCTGGACGCTCGGCTCTTCGGCGCCAAACGCTGA
- a CDS encoding class I SAM-dependent methyltransferase translates to MSSVARRSVARPWSIQDLGEAGDVGALAHYADPAYYDKTYRGRKDDVAYYVALGIASKGPVLEYGVGSGRVALPLARSGIRVTGVDLSRPMLRQLEAHLDEEATDVRRRVKLVHGDMRTQKIRGRFPLVIAPFNVVLHLYDRTDVEAFLSRVKAQLAPGGSLVFDFSMPQPADLCLDPNKRYKAPRFRHPTRGLCRYAERFEYDPLRQLLVVWMEFTPEDGSQPWMVPLTHRQFFPQEMRELLHYAGFTDVRFTQDFSDDPPTPLADSLVAHCRLARRRRRT, encoded by the coding sequence CTGAGCAGCGTGGCTCGCCGGAGCGTCGCCCGCCCGTGGTCCATCCAGGATCTGGGCGAAGCCGGCGACGTCGGCGCCCTCGCGCACTACGCGGATCCCGCGTACTACGACAAGACCTACCGCGGCCGTAAGGACGACGTCGCCTACTACGTCGCTCTCGGCATCGCCTCCAAGGGCCCGGTGCTGGAGTACGGCGTGGGCTCCGGCCGCGTGGCGCTGCCCTTGGCCCGCTCCGGCATCCGCGTCACCGGCGTGGATCTGTCACGCCCCATGTTGCGCCAACTGGAGGCGCACCTGGACGAAGAAGCCACGGACGTCCGCCGCCGGGTGAAGCTCGTGCATGGCGACATGCGCACGCAGAAGATCCGCGGGCGCTTTCCGTTGGTCATCGCGCCCTTCAACGTGGTGCTGCACCTGTACGATCGAACGGACGTGGAAGCGTTCCTGAGCCGGGTGAAGGCGCAGCTCGCCCCCGGCGGCAGCCTGGTGTTCGACTTCTCCATGCCCCAGCCGGCGGACCTGTGCCTGGATCCGAACAAGCGCTACAAGGCGCCGCGCTTCCGCCACCCCACCCGCGGCCTGTGCCGCTACGCCGAGCGCTTCGAGTACGACCCGCTGCGACAGCTCTTGGTGGTGTGGATGGAGTTCACCCCGGAAGACGGCTCCCAGCCCTGGATGGTGCCACTCACTCACCGCCAGTTCTTCCCCCAGGAGATGCGGGAGCTGCTCCACTACGCCGGCTTCACCGACGTGCGCTTCACCCAGGACTTCAGCGATGATCCTCCAACGCCCCTGGCGGACTCGCTGGTGGCCCACTGCCGGCTTGCTCGAAGGCGCCGACGTACTTAG
- a CDS encoding hemerythrin domain-containing protein, with protein MAAEVRKFLGADHARLDELLTQTLSGSSSVDYEAWQAFRHGLLQHIAWEETILMVALRKSGAAKELCDRIRADHALLAALLVPPPRAELVLTARRILAEHNKVEEAMDGLYAQCLEVADDDELLAQIRAMPKVSVSPPRSGPDIEAHITRLLRARQR; from the coding sequence ATGGCAGCTGAGGTACGGAAGTTTCTGGGAGCGGATCACGCTCGCCTGGACGAGCTCCTCACCCAGACGCTCTCCGGTTCCAGCTCCGTGGACTACGAGGCGTGGCAGGCGTTTCGCCACGGCCTGCTTCAGCACATCGCCTGGGAAGAGACGATCTTGATGGTCGCGTTGCGCAAGAGCGGCGCCGCCAAGGAGCTGTGTGATCGCATTCGCGCGGATCACGCGTTGCTCGCTGCCCTGTTGGTGCCACCGCCGCGTGCGGAGCTGGTGCTCACGGCGCGGCGGATCCTCGCCGAGCACAACAAGGTGGAAGAGGCGATGGACGGTCTCTACGCCCAGTGCCTCGAGGTCGCGGACGACGACGAGCTGCTCGCCCAGATCCGCGCCATGCCCAAGGTGAGCGTCTCGCCGCCGCGCTCGGGCCCGGACATCGAAGCGCACATCACGCGCCTGCTGCGCGCTCGTCAGCGCTGA
- a CDS encoding serine/threonine protein kinase: MAGASEDPVVVDPSFGPAPEFLRRYDESEVLGEGGMGTVASCLDRQIGRHVALKRLRSQEGENARRFVREARIQGQLEHPSVPPVYELDVDPDGAPFFTMKRVRGVTLKEALRRLKWYPERYGESYSLRRLLGAFGRVCLAVDYAHRRGVLHRDLKPANIMLGDYGEVTVIDWGIARLVGDVESDTVLCTPGYASPEQIAGRELSPASDVYALGAILFEILTLERLHPADANAAEDATLAGQLDAPSARKPDADPELDAICLRALALEPADRFSSARELYEAVESHLDGQRDAERRRALADEHAQHAMTQIRSELTLDARKTALGEIGRALTLDPGNAVALEALAALTAAPLGGLPPEVEDSLARTRHEQTRWAANVAGASYLTLFLYLPLFFWAGILNGAALVVFYVLVVGAAAITLAVGRAQRPHVGAVLLAMLLSNAAFATTTVLFGPLVLMPGLVAVNTTAYALLLDKPWRTVTIVGGIAFVLVPALVEAFGIAGTPHYAFGPQGMTVASGAIALTRAPALVLLLVGSVATVITGAFATSRMRDALGQAELRLALSAWHLRELGPRIHPPH, encoded by the coding sequence ATGGCAGGCGCCAGCGAAGACCCCGTCGTCGTGGATCCATCCTTCGGTCCGGCACCCGAATTTCTTCGACGCTACGACGAGAGCGAGGTGCTCGGAGAGGGCGGCATGGGCACCGTGGCGTCGTGTCTGGATCGCCAGATCGGACGCCACGTCGCGCTGAAGCGACTGCGCTCCCAAGAAGGGGAGAACGCGCGGCGCTTCGTGCGCGAAGCCCGCATCCAAGGGCAGCTCGAGCATCCCAGCGTGCCTCCGGTGTACGAGCTGGACGTCGATCCCGATGGCGCGCCGTTCTTCACCATGAAGCGCGTGCGCGGCGTGACGCTCAAAGAAGCCCTGCGGCGCCTCAAGTGGTACCCCGAGCGCTACGGAGAGAGCTATTCCCTGCGGCGACTCCTCGGGGCGTTCGGCCGCGTGTGTCTCGCGGTGGACTACGCACACCGCCGCGGCGTGCTGCATCGCGACCTGAAGCCGGCCAACATCATGCTGGGCGACTACGGCGAGGTCACCGTGATCGATTGGGGCATCGCGCGGCTCGTGGGTGACGTGGAGTCGGACACGGTGCTGTGCACGCCGGGCTATGCGTCGCCGGAGCAGATCGCCGGACGCGAGTTGTCACCGGCGAGTGACGTGTACGCCCTGGGCGCCATCCTGTTCGAGATCCTGACGCTCGAGCGGCTGCACCCCGCCGACGCGAACGCGGCGGAGGACGCTACCCTCGCCGGCCAGCTGGACGCGCCGTCGGCGCGCAAGCCCGACGCGGACCCCGAGCTCGACGCCATTTGCCTGCGCGCGCTGGCGCTGGAGCCCGCCGATCGCTTTTCCTCCGCGCGCGAGCTGTACGAAGCCGTGGAGAGTCATCTCGACGGCCAGCGCGACGCCGAGCGCCGTCGTGCCCTGGCCGACGAGCATGCTCAGCACGCCATGACGCAGATCCGAAGCGAGCTCACCCTCGACGCACGCAAGACGGCGCTTGGCGAAATCGGTCGCGCCCTCACCTTGGATCCCGGCAACGCCGTCGCCCTCGAGGCGCTGGCCGCTCTCACCGCCGCGCCCCTCGGCGGTCTGCCGCCCGAGGTGGAAGACTCCCTCGCGCGTACTCGGCACGAGCAAACCCGCTGGGCCGCGAACGTCGCCGGTGCCAGCTACCTCACGCTGTTCTTGTACCTCCCGCTGTTCTTCTGGGCCGGGATCCTGAACGGCGCCGCTCTCGTCGTCTTCTACGTTCTCGTCGTCGGTGCCGCCGCCATCACCCTCGCCGTCGGCCGCGCGCAGCGTCCCCATGTTGGTGCCGTGCTGCTCGCCATGCTGCTGTCCAACGCCGCGTTCGCGACGACCACCGTGCTCTTCGGCCCGCTCGTCTTGATGCCCGGTCTCGTCGCCGTCAACACCACCGCCTACGCGCTGCTCCTGGACAAACCCTGGCGCACCGTCACCATCGTCGGCGGTATCGCCTTCGTCCTCGTCCCCGCCCTGGTGGAAGCCTTCGGCATTGCCGGCACGCCACACTATGCCTTCGGTCCCCAAGGCATGACCGTCGCCTCCGGCGCCATCGCCCTCACCCGCGCCCCCGCGCTGGTCTTGCTCCTGGTCGGCAGCGTCGCGACCGTCATCACCGGCGCCTTCGCCACCTCACGCATGCGCGACGCCCTGGGCCAAGCCGAGCTCCGTCTCGCCCTCAGCGCCTGGCACCTCCGCGAGCTCGGCCCACGCATTCACCCACCGCACTGA
- a CDS encoding DUF1552 domain-containing protein, with translation MRRTTTRRAVLRGLGGVCLALPFLELFRPHRAGAATPVAPKRYVVMFGGSSIGMDSRDMVAPASEGALDPANLTRGLLPLGDEGVTGDVSVVTGLEIPYGKDGSIPAGGRAIQWHSSSMCPLLSGVRSKNGDDESLQGETSDWLAAKTLAGPTADTRPVLSYRVQPAYYRGTNGTGGNRGLMSARIANGKLEKVTPQFSPHIAFEDLFTGFVPPDPEEAKAAQFLLNRRMSVIDLVKGDTERLLPKLGAADKVRLQRHFDELRALEKRLQATKLPDGTACKMLPDPGDDPPIGNAVENGDTSGYDAGGAWSDEEQRAITMVDLIHMAFVCDLSRVASLMFTYAQCFLNMKPVYGYPSDLHELGHYSMGGGDKGANAVADGVAWHVRHFARLVKKLRDTEDVDGSTLLDNTGMVLVFEGGWGYDPEQDKQGTAHSSENMVVLAAGHAGGLNAKGGVHVRAQGQHPVRVTNTVLGAVGVPDQLGEVSGTIDGLIS, from the coding sequence GTGAGAAGGACCACCACCCGCCGCGCGGTGCTCCGCGGCCTGGGCGGCGTTTGCCTGGCGTTGCCGTTCCTCGAGCTGTTCCGCCCCCACCGGGCGGGCGCCGCCACGCCCGTCGCCCCCAAACGCTACGTCGTGATGTTTGGCGGCAGCTCCATCGGCATGGACAGCCGCGACATGGTCGCCCCCGCCAGCGAAGGCGCCCTCGACCCCGCGAACCTCACCCGCGGCCTGTTGCCTCTCGGCGACGAAGGCGTGACCGGCGACGTGTCCGTCGTCACCGGTCTCGAGATCCCGTACGGCAAGGACGGTTCGATCCCCGCCGGTGGTCGCGCCATCCAGTGGCACTCGAGCAGCATGTGCCCGCTGCTCAGCGGCGTGCGCTCCAAGAACGGCGACGACGAGAGCCTGCAGGGAGAAACCTCGGATTGGCTCGCCGCCAAGACGCTCGCGGGCCCCACCGCCGACACGCGCCCCGTGCTCAGCTACCGCGTGCAGCCGGCCTACTACCGCGGCACCAACGGCACCGGCGGCAACCGCGGCTTGATGTCCGCGCGCATCGCCAACGGCAAGCTCGAGAAGGTCACGCCGCAGTTCTCACCGCACATCGCCTTCGAAGATCTGTTCACCGGCTTCGTGCCGCCGGATCCCGAAGAAGCCAAGGCCGCACAGTTCCTCCTCAACCGCCGCATGAGCGTGATCGATCTGGTCAAGGGCGACACCGAGCGCCTGCTCCCCAAACTCGGCGCCGCCGACAAGGTCCGCCTGCAGCGCCACTTCGACGAGCTCCGTGCGCTGGAAAAACGCCTACAGGCCACCAAACTGCCGGACGGCACCGCCTGCAAGATGCTCCCGGATCCCGGCGACGATCCGCCTATCGGCAATGCCGTGGAGAACGGCGATACCTCCGGCTACGACGCCGGCGGTGCCTGGAGCGACGAAGAGCAGCGCGCCATCACCATGGTGGATCTGATCCACATGGCCTTCGTCTGCGATCTGTCTCGGGTCGCATCGCTGATGTTCACCTACGCGCAGTGCTTCCTCAACATGAAGCCCGTGTACGGCTACCCGAGTGATCTCCACGAGCTCGGCCACTACAGCATGGGCGGTGGCGACAAGGGCGCGAACGCCGTCGCCGACGGCGTCGCCTGGCACGTGCGTCACTTCGCCCGCCTCGTGAAAAAGCTCCGCGACACCGAAGACGTGGACGGCTCCACCCTGCTCGACAACACCGGCATGGTGCTCGTGTTCGAAGGCGGGTGGGGCTACGACCCGGAGCAAGACAAGCAAGGCACCGCGCACTCCTCCGAAAACATGGTCGTCCTCGCCGCCGGCCACGCCGGTGGCCTCAACGCCAAGGGCGGCGTCCACGTCCGTGCCCAGGGCCAGCACCCCGTGCGCGTCACCAACACCGTGCTCGGCGCCGTCGGCGTCCCAGATCAGCTCGGTGAGGTCTCCGGCACGATCGACGGCCTGATCAGCTAG
- a CDS encoding DUF1592 domain-containing protein, whose translation MLRPFALLALCSAALLGACVGEISTPGSGDDAPGGGSTATQSALNEVGVSGARRLTAAEYDATVMDLLGIADPNSETALPEDLRSPFDNDYQKQLASEALINSADSLAAKLADQVTASTTLREKLVPCTPNAASDGVCFEKFLRSFGRRALRRPLTDEDVTRFMTLLDHGTSAGDFWVAVNSALRAFLQHPELLYRIELGSAVSGKPGLFRLNDFEIATRLSYLLWGSTPPDSLLDAAASGKLSTASGVRAAAKDLLDDDRAKARVSRFHSMWLGYEKLPHSPELSADMQTETNALLDRVIFEHDSPWLDLLRSKETFLTPSLAEHYGLPAPAGNKPGWVSYGSSGRQGLLSQGSFLSAVAKFDDTSPTQRGLLIRTRLFCMEIHKPPPELKVNSDEPPAGPDPDACKADRYVMWKTDGCSSCHSLMDPVGFGLENYDSSGRYRDHEPDRPDCPIDGEGFVEGVGTFKGPAELSDRLIETGELESCVAKQYLRFSLGRYALDEHDANLLSRLVAVAEQSGELSFETLMLELTGSESFRYRREEPTP comes from the coding sequence GTGCTGCGCCCCTTCGCCCTCCTCGCCCTGTGCTCCGCCGCTCTGCTCGGAGCGTGCGTCGGTGAGATCAGTACGCCGGGCAGCGGCGACGACGCTCCCGGCGGAGGCAGCACCGCGACGCAGAGCGCGCTGAACGAAGTGGGCGTCAGCGGCGCGCGGCGGCTCACCGCTGCGGAGTACGACGCCACGGTGATGGATCTGCTCGGCATCGCGGATCCCAACAGTGAGACGGCGCTGCCCGAAGATCTGCGCTCCCCCTTCGACAACGATTACCAGAAGCAGCTCGCGTCCGAGGCCCTCATCAATTCCGCGGACTCCCTCGCGGCCAAGCTCGCCGACCAGGTTACCGCCAGCACCACGCTGCGCGAGAAGCTCGTGCCCTGCACGCCCAACGCCGCGAGCGACGGCGTCTGCTTCGAGAAGTTTCTCCGTTCTTTTGGCCGCCGCGCCTTGCGCCGCCCGCTGACCGACGAAGACGTGACGCGCTTCATGACGCTGCTCGATCACGGCACCAGCGCCGGAGATTTCTGGGTCGCGGTGAACTCCGCCCTGCGCGCCTTCTTGCAGCACCCGGAGCTCTTGTACCGCATCGAGCTCGGCTCCGCGGTGTCCGGCAAGCCCGGGCTGTTTCGCCTGAACGACTTCGAGATCGCCACGCGCCTGTCGTACCTCTTGTGGGGCTCCACGCCGCCCGACTCCCTGCTCGACGCAGCGGCTTCCGGCAAGCTCTCGACGGCATCCGGCGTGCGCGCTGCGGCGAAAGACCTGCTCGATGACGATCGCGCCAAGGCCCGCGTCTCCCGCTTCCACTCCATGTGGCTCGGCTATGAAAAGCTGCCCCACTCGCCGGAGCTCTCGGCCGACATGCAGACCGAGACCAACGCCCTGCTCGATCGCGTGATCTTCGAGCACGACAGCCCTTGGCTCGATCTGCTGCGCAGCAAGGAAACGTTCCTGACGCCGAGCCTCGCGGAGCACTACGGCTTGCCCGCTCCCGCTGGCAACAAGCCCGGCTGGGTCAGCTACGGCAGCTCCGGGCGACAAGGGCTGCTCTCACAAGGTAGCTTCCTGTCTGCCGTTGCCAAGTTCGACGACACCAGCCCCACGCAGCGCGGGCTCCTGATCCGCACGCGGCTCTTCTGCATGGAGATCCACAAGCCGCCGCCGGAGCTGAAGGTGAACTCCGACGAGCCGCCGGCAGGTCCGGATCCTGACGCGTGCAAGGCCGATCGCTACGTGATGTGGAAGACGGACGGCTGCTCCAGCTGCCACTCGTTGATGGACCCCGTGGGCTTCGGCCTCGAGAACTACGACTCCTCGGGGCGCTATCGCGATCACGAGCCCGATCGCCCGGATTGCCCCATCGACGGCGAGGGCTTCGTGGAAGGTGTGGGCACGTTCAAGGGCCCTGCGGAGCTCAGCGATCGCCTGATCGAGACTGGCGAGCTCGAATCCTGCGTGGCCAAGCAGTACCTGCGCTTCTCCCTGGGGCGCTACGCTCTGGACGAGCACGACGCGAACCTGCTCTCGCGCCTGGTGGCGGTCGCCGAGCAGAGCGGCGAGCTGTCCTTCGAAACGTTGATGCTCGAGCTCACGGGCTCCGAGTCGTTCCGCTATCGCCGAGAGGAGCCCACACCGTGA